A region of the Megalops cyprinoides isolate fMegCyp1 chromosome 21, fMegCyp1.pri, whole genome shotgun sequence genome:
AGCCAATACATTCTGAGGTCAGCAGCATAGCCCTACCCCCCTCTCCAGCTGTCCCCTTCCCCCCAAAATGTTAAACCACTCCATCTGACAATGGGCCCAAAAATCACACTCATTTGCGTTTTCTTCCATTATCTATTTTCTCCTTTAGTcccccctttcctttcctctaCCATTTCACCATGTAACACACATCTCTTCCTCCTGTTCCCTTTCCTTGAATAACCCCTCACTCACCCTGTTCTTGAATTTCTCCTTCACCTCCTTTTTTCTCCACCTTGTTTTCACTACCTTCCTTTGTCtcattcttctctttcttcctttccctcttcaCTTGTTCCCTGCTCCCTTCTTTCGTCTCCCCCTCAGTCCTTTCCGTCCGTCTCCCCAGACTCGTTCACTTCCTTGCTCTTTCTCTTCACTGTTATTCACTCTGACACATGGCTGAAAATCAAAGTCCTGTGGGACCCAGAGGGGAAAGAATAACATGACGATGGCTCCTTGCTGTGTCCTGGCCTGTGATAACACAGcctttttctcctccctccctctctctctacctctcactCCTTcacttcatctctctctgcctctcccttccATTTGCTTAAGTTCATTTCTGACAGTCAAATCGCAGGCCAGTCTGAACAACGACGGCTGGCCGCAAACCATCAGGAACCTCGCCAGAAGTAGATGGggatgaggaggaaaaaaaatgaatggaaactagagaggaaggggggggggggcttccaaAAGTTGTGTCACACAAAAGCCAAAGGACAAGGAGACGGAAGAAATAGGGACAATCTTATTCCTCAGCAACAGTCATCAAGAGCATTCTTAACGAcagccacagagaggaagagagacaaaaGGACTGGAAGCAGGCAGACACCGGCAAACACAGACTTCCAACCATCTCATCTGTCTGCTTTTAACATCAACCTGGCTGGACTAACCCACACCGAAAATGAACTCAACATGTCTGCTTGCAAATCACCTTCAGTTTTGGGAACTGCACTAGCTGTTTCCCAAACTGGCAAACATACTTCAGTGTCTTTGAAATTTGACCTAATTAAGTTTGGTTTAAGATCTGAAGAGAAAATCCTCTTAGACTCCTCCTCTGGCCTCTCAGAAACCTTGCTTCAACGCAACTGAAGTAATGATCCAGTCAGCGTTTTGGCAGTGGGTGTACATTAGCCCGGGCAATGAGAGATATAAACAAATGTGTGGGGAAGTGCATTGCAGTGATGTATAAAAAATGACTCCCCCAATGCACTGAGTACAGTTGAACAGTGTTTTACATCAGTGCTGATGGGACGTGATTCGAACATGTTGAGGGCTTAAATGCTATACGAGGACTTCATCTCCACAGCTCTCACCTCTGTGAAACGATACATAATGTTTTGCCTACTAGTCTCACCACTGTTTCTGTAACACATCCACATAGGTGACTAATGCCTCCTGTCCCGTGCTTACTTTCCATAGCACCACCTCCTTCCTGGATATCAATAACAGAGAACAGGGACACTGTCGTCCAGAATTATATTTGAATAGCATGGAGTGTACTGGTTAAGTCACTCGCTTCTGGATCAGTGGTTTTTGGGGTTGTCCTGAATGAGagactgctgcagcagctgagtaAAAAGCCACTTGTGTGTATAGGTTAGAAGTTGTGTAATTGAATAAGAGTGTATTAATTGTGCAGTAAGAAACAGTACAGCGCAAGATAGTATGGCAGCGCAAGATAGGCTTCAACAAGTTCTAGACATTAAGAAAATACCACTGCTCTAATCCCATTGTTTGGATGTTCTAAATGCAAAACCATACTtggcattggaaaaaaaaaaaaaaaaaacctaggaATTCCTGTATTCGACATGTCGAACATTATACAGGAacttttataaatataaaatattacaggTCTTTTCAGTGCTGGGcgcaaaattacatttgaattgaaatagaCCGCACAACTGTCATCTAGTCACCTATATTTCATCACTGAAATATAGTGTTAATATATCTGCGGATAATTGCTTGtgatatatttccacatttcacAGGAAACATAGCTGCTTCCAACATCCACATGTTGTAAAGCACTTCGATGCAGATTTCCTCAGACCTCATCAATCTATCAGCtggaaaagagaacaaaaaccGCGCTGACAGGCAGCAGCGCTTTTAAGTGCTTGATTCGTTTAGCAACCCTTTTCATTGGTTGCACTTCAGTGCTTTTCACTGCGACTTCACAAAAGAGTGCAGGAAGCGCGCTGCAAGAGGCAATTAACATTAACGTGCATTCACGTTCTGCATAGGAGGAAACCATACAATAATCCTCCAGCAAGTAAAAGAAATTCCTTGCTCTGCGTGGGGAACTGAATTCCACTTCCTTACTGAAAATGTTACACTATGTCAGTACTTGGTGCTCAAGGAAGCTTAAAGTTTAAAGTACGGTTCAAAGATTCAGTAAAATAAAGTAACTACATATAATGTCCGCATCTTCCAAAATAGTTCATTACAGACATAGTCACAAGAAAGTGCATTGAAAACAACTTTCACGTTACCTTGCATCTCCGACGAGTCGCACAGACAGAAGAGCAGAGAAGCGAAGACAATAACTAAGGCTGGCATCTCTGTCTTCGCACCCATGTTGCAAGAAACAGTCCGGAGAAGTTTGCCAAGAAACTGTTTAATACTACAGAACAACAGACGAAAACGCCACCTGTCCCGACTCTCCGGTGGCGATGTTAACTGAAGGCGTATCGAGTAGTTATTAAATTTCTTTGCAGCACGCTGACCCGTGGTCAGCGTTAAAGAGCGGTGGCTTGTCCTCGCTGCGCGCCGTGCGGAATAATGCTCTTTGAGTGAAAGTGTGTCAGTGAGGGAGTTTCTGGGAGTCTCTTGTGATCCTTTCCGCACAGGGTGCGCTGCGCATTTTCACTAACAAATAAAAAGTCGAGGACAGTATATCTGTTAAACACGCAATCGTGCCAGTCAGTGACAAATAATGAATAGCACTCTCTGTTATTCTTCATTCCTTCTTACAATTTCAGAGGCAGATAACTGAATACCAGGACTGTAAGTAGCTCGGATACTCAAGAATCGCCCACCGCTTGATGAAAAACTGACCAGGTATACGATTTACGCGATGCTTGCACTGAGAAGGGACTGGGTTAGCCTCTTGAAAATGCATTCTCTAATAGCTGGTCTATCAGTACATCCCCTGAATACGGAGTAATTTGCAGGTTTGGGCATAAAGGTAATGCCatatatttcattaattaatttcgCGACTCTGTTtgcaacattttacatatgttgTAATCCAGGTCTTGGATTCAGTTGTCTTTGTTGAATTGCGCCGAGAGAGGTTTGTAATTGACAAGCGCATTTTTTAAACTCTGGCGCTGGAACTGCAGTctaggaggtttttttttccatgaatggAGCTGTCCTAGTCCAGCACCCCGGATGACCTCATATTAAACCCAGTGTTGTCATGTGTAAGATATTCAGCGGTAGTGGGACATAACGGAAAGCTACATAAACGGAAGCCAATGCTTCTGAAAAGACAATACATTCCTTGAAAGTACTGCCAGTAAGAAACACGGAGGCACATAGCGTCATCAATGAAATGGAGACTATGTAGTTTTTAGACTGGTGCGTTTCAAAGGTTTAGACCCACAATGAAACACTGTGATGAAAACAACGTTATCCCTAAGGGGCATGGAGATAAAAATATCTAGCTCGAGGGAGCTGATCTGTAGAGAACCGCTTAAAATTTCAAGGGACTCATTACCTCGAGGGAACAATATCTATCCAATGTCTATGGTATGAGATCTTTATCACAAACCGTTcctttcagatgtttgtttCGTCAATTCAGGAACTCGTTCACACAAGATATTTCTCTCCATGAACCTTTAAGAGCTTGTTGATTTACAAACTCATTCTTAGGACTACAagattttaattattcaaactgTAAGGACTTATTACACCTTTCattacacaatgcatttacTGGACGCTACAAAAAAGGAATCTGTTCAGCTTAATATTGATGTGCATACTTCACAAAATGATCCCCAGAGCCATCCAGTCCTCTTTTGTGGAATTTGaataacatttgtttattgtggACTATTTAAGGATTGCCCTGGCAACAGTGTTTATCAAGAACTGGAGACcagattttttcatttccaCGCTGGAAGCTGAAAGCTGTCTGTGTTAAATGCAATGTATCTTACATGAATCTTGGTACGTGTCTTGGCAAGTACGTACCTTGCATTTACCTTTGTTTGTATGCAAATCAGGTAGAAAAgttttgctgctgttcttttcagactgcaaagtatcagcaaacagaaagcagtttcaaaacaaatgagGACAAGAGCTTTACTTGGCACTAAAAGCCAACTGTGTTTAATACAGTTCTCACACCATCAGTGCCTGTATTGACAAGTATTTTGGAGTGTGTGCATTGCATGTACAAGGCCTTGTATACAAATCTGTTGCTTAACTCTGACTTGCAGCAGCTGACAGGAACTAATGGCTAAACATCAAGCACAACAAAGTTCTTATTCTGGTCTCTGATCACAATTCATGGTTTTCTGCCTTCATTCTCTTGAATAAACCAGATACAATGTTACTGACAACCCTCATTCGAAAGTCATACAAACACTGCACAGAGTGCTTTCTGGATCGCTCTTTAAAGCGTATGGAAAATGAGGAGAGACCAACGTGAACAGGAATTCTCTCCCAGATCATTTTTCGGGGGCCATTTAACTAAAGCCCCCAGGGACAACAGTGAGGGCAAAGGCCAGATTCAATTTCAttctggtggtggtggggggcaaGCCAATGGAAGGggtctgtctcactctcacacacacacatgaaacatAACAAAAACTGGAGTGAGTAAGAGCCAATGCAGCATTCTTCACTGGTGGTGTAATGGGCAGCGTGGGGGTCTCGAGAGTTCAGATGCGGAAGGAAAccggaaagaaaaaaagagagagacgaAGAGAGATCACGCAAGGTTTCTCACTCCATCAGATGgtgaagaggaaagaaaatcCATCCTACCCTTACCCCttgctgaagaaaatgcaaCCCCACACCCACCAGACTCTATGGGTCCAGCTCCTACCACAAACCTGCAGAGCCTTGTGGGGCCCCAGGCTCAGCTCCAAATCCACTCCATCAAGGcgtccccccctcccaccccccaatctcattccacccctcctcccaaaAGGCTGATCTCTATTCAAGCCCCATCTTTTCCTATTTTCAGCTTTAAACTCAGTGCTAGATTGCCCATCTTCGCTTCTTTGTTTAAACTCCTGTCCCATAATTCCATCCTCTCTTCCAGTCATTCAAATGTGGCCTGATGATCAGTCCTTCCCATATTCAAAAGATTTATAgaacagtaacacaaaaaataaGACAGACAAAATAAAGTCAGAACAAAACCAGAGCCTGAACCCATATTTTAATCACCTTcatatgaagcaaaaaaaaattacatttttacattacatcacccTGGAAAACCCggtgggcagagaggaggggagttGTGAATGCCCACAGTGGCTCTGTTAAGAATCACATCCTTTTGGTCATACTGAGAATGCCATTGGGGTTCTATCCAACGTGGTCAGTTCCAGCGCTTCAACTCCTTTTGATGGGGTCTGGTCTCCACATTGGCCCATCAGTAACAAATGATCACACCTGACAGTCCCAAACTAACAAAGTCCCTTCCTAGCCACACTTGCGTCCACTTGAACCTAAACCAGGGGTGAGTTCACCGGGCAAACACTGGGGCAAGGCCTGGTAGGAGCTGAAGTCCATAGTTATAATTTTAAGAGTGTTTTAAAACTCTCtctggacttcatctcccattAACTATCTCTGTGAACAGTGGGGCAACAACCTGCCAACTGAACCCATCCTGCAGCCCAACAATCCCCACTGTGAAGAACTTACATttgtttccctgtctgtctaggtgacattacatttgcttagcagatgttctaATCCAGTGACTcctacagttttacatgttatacattattgcagctggatgtttactttGCCCAGGGGAGAAAGACAGTGGCTCATGAGAaaactgaaccagcaaactttggTTTACAAGTCCTGCCTTACTTAGTGTGTTAGTGGTGAACTGCTGACCGTGTCAACAATAACGAAAACGGCGCTCTGCAATTCAAATTACACAACTGACATAAGATGGAACACAAGATTTTTGATAAGTGCTTTGACTTTTGGGAGCATAGACTGCAATCACGAAGAAATCCATTCATTCAGTTGTACAATAAATATCATCCCTATTTTTCCACATACTCAAAAGATGTCAAAATGGTGAATTGTGGTCCCACATCAAGTGCATATACCTCCATGTTTTAATCAATTGTGTCTTTGACCTGGCATAACAGCACTGCTAACCCACATTGTTTAGCAGTTTGGGAGCTCAGAGAAGGTAATTCATACATCATTTTGTGGCCCCTGTAAAACTGTTCACCTCGCTCTGTTGCAGCCTAAACACCCACACAGGACTCTGAAAGTGTGCCGtcagagaaaaatgaaactcaACACTGGGTCAGTCTGAGTTGATTCTGTTCTCTTTCTCGCTAACTGCAAATGAACTGCTATAAAGCCATATTCCAAGGAACGTCCAGTTTCCATGTTTAAGATTAGTATCAGACCATACACCAGCTGAACAAAAATTATAATAGCCGGCTGTCATATTTTATTGCTCTTGTATTTCTGCTGAATTGTTCCTCACTGGCACATGCCTTGGCTGCAAATGCACGCAACAGCAGGGCAGAAACCTTGCGATCTGTCCCACTGCAGAAAATTTCATGGAAAGCAATGGGCAGGAAATGGTGGATCGAGTTGCAGTGCAGTTGCTGGGCAAGCTAATGAGAACGAAAGAGCTTGGACAGGGTGAAGTAATGCAGGCAAAAGAAAACCCCAAAAACAAACGCGCTCCAGTTTCAAGAGCAAGCCTAGCAAAATGCTGAACACTCAACCCTAtcaaagggaaagggaaaaccACCTCACCGTAAAAGGGCAGGCACATAGCATCCACTTTTCCAGGCCTTACATTTTTCTATTCTCAGGTTGAAGTTACACTTTAATATTCTAGTTATTTGGTGTCACAGGAACTACAAATGCACTGGGATATTGTGTCCCTCATTTGGTGATCCCTACTGGCCATAAACACAGTGCTCTAAAATTCCATAAGGACCCTGGTCTGTAATACTTGGCCACAGAATAGGCTTCTGTTCATCAGTTAGCACGAGGTAACAGCATTTCTACAAACAACACAGTCATTTTGCAGGGATTGTGCAAGGGAGGCAGTGACAGGCCCAAACTCTCTTCATTTCCATGGCAAGTGAGCAGAACACAACAATCCACAGGCCTTTTGGGAATCCAGCATTTAATAGTTTGCCTTGAAGCCAAACCTTTCCCTTCCTTACAgcagcatgtatttatttattctgatattttttttccccaatgtgATTCTAGGGCGGGGCATCAGAGCAGTGAGCTCAGAGGGTGGAATTTTGGCAAGCACAGGAGAAcagtactaaaaaaaaaaaagaaggaaattcAATTCCCTGTAAAAGAtgtttcagcagttttttttttcttttttaatgaccTGAAATTGAGTCAAACTTCCATTTGCTCCAAGGGAAACCTGAACGCACACTGAACAATGTGAAaccaatggaaaacaaaacttGAACTTAACATGAGCGGCAGACCTTTGTCGATGTTGATCTGAAGTCCCCGGCACATTGGTGACACTGGTGTTTGTCACTGGAAAGTTGACCTTTGCGGAACATTGAAGCACCAACAAAAGTAAGAAAAATAAGCATCTGGACACTCATCAGATGAAAAGACTGCAATCCATGATTATCATGCAATGCAGGCTTCAGAGTAACTGTGGAGAGAAAAACCTTAAACACTCTTATGTCCCTGAAGATGATACCGAACCCCGTTTCAACCAGGTTTGAAATgatatgataaaatataaaaaagcaaCGGATGCTGTTTGGATGTCAAATTAAGACCCTTAATTTGAAATAACCATCTCCATGTATCATAATAAccatcttctttttctttttctttttcctctgtaattttCTTGCCTGCTTGGAGGAGTTAACCATAGATATCTTAGTGTAGGAACCTTGACATCAGAACAACACCAATGCATTTTTTCACATGCTATTCTATCACCTCGGACCTGGATGAAAATAGGTTTTACCACACTGGAACCTGGGCTGTGTCCGAAACAGAGTACAGCCTCTGGTCCTCAGACCGCCCCCCTCGTCCCAGTCCCAAACGGGCGCAGCAATGCGCTtgcctccaccccaccccctccatctcctccgTTCTCACTCATCCTCCTCTTCGCTGTCGTGGGAGTGGTCCCCGTGCCCCGCGGAGCTGTCCAGTGCCTCCTGGCGGACTCGCTGGATGGAGACGATGCCGGTCAGGATGGCGTAGCCAAGCATGGCCCCCAGGGccaccagcacagacagcacctgGTTGCGCCTCTTGTTGGGCTCGTTGTCAAAGTCCCCCGCATCAGGCTGGCTGGACATCTTGCGGGAGGGGGCCTCTGCAATCAGAAGGGTCAGCATTAGgatggatttgattttttttcacatttttggtcactgtgtaattcaatttgtgttgtttttgttttgttgtctttactATTACTCTGTGGAATAATATGtggaaaattgtgaaaataaagaaacctACTCATAGAAGAGTTTGTGTCCAAATTTACTGGCACTGTACATATTTCAGTCAGtaacacacagactgcactgtgaatgtcaCCCACCACGCCCCTCTGCGGGGAAGTAGAGGGTCAGGATATTGGTGCAGAAGTGCCTCAGGTTGTCCAAGGAGTGGAGGTGCTGCTGAAGCTTGCCGCTGGGCAGCTTGATCTTCACGAGCGGGGCCAGGTAGCCGAACACATAGGCGTCCAGAGAGGAGGGGCTGGGGAAGGGGaaggacacacacagggctgtcaCACTGCACCAAAGTGGCCCACTTTCATCTGATGACAAAGCACTACCCCATCCATCATGCAgaacgcgtgtgtgtgtgtgtgtgagtgtgttaaaATATGGCACGTGTGCATCATCGTCAGTGGGGCGTGCGATGACGGGGCACGTAGCCCCACTTACGAGTCTCCAAAGAAGAACTTGTGGGAGCCAAGGCGCTGAGAGAGGAGGGTCATACACTCCAATGCATCACGATAGAGCTGGAGATACACATatgtgcaaacacagacaaacatgcacacacagacataaaatcCTTTCTGAAAACAATCATAACTCCTTTGAATGCCcacattatatacatacacacacacacacgcacacacactctcagtctcactctcacacgcacacacactctcagtctcactctcacacgcacacacactctcagtctcactctcacacgcacacacactcacactctcacactctcacacacacacacacacacacacacacacacatacacacatacacacatacacacacatacacacatacacacatacacacatactggtGCATTTATACCTACATATTAGTGCCAATCCTTGAAAAAAGCCAGACGGCACTCCTTCTCATGGCAGATTTAACTGTCTTTCAATGGACTTTATCCAGATAAATACAGAGTGTGGATATTTCAGATATTCCATCACTTACTGAACTTCAGTGTCATTtggaatttaaataatttgtgcAAAGAATTAAAAGAGGGTCAAATCTGGCACAGGCATTTTTATAACAGCACCAAATTCTCACTTTGTGAGAGAAACTGAAAATTCAAGAAGTGGGAATTCCACCCATGTCCCCTGAGTCCTGATATAAACATGGCAAGTTTTACTGTAGCATGGGGTGGCAGACTAGGTCATAAGTTAGGGTTCTGAGCATTGCAATAAATATCTGAACTCTGACAGTATGATCACAGTCAAACGTGGCCTCATTCCACTTCAGCCATTATTTCAATGGGGGCTCACTCTCCCCTGAAGTCCACATCTCTCAGCAGAACTGTGCTCGACACTATCCTCCTATCCAAGCTATTGACAGCACAACTTGGTGGAGGTGAACTTTGTTCCTATGGCAACTGAATTTGACCTCACAGCAACTGTTGTGCCAAACAGCAGCACATTCATTCCAAGAGCTCCCTAAAGCATGAATCACTCTGGCTGCTGGGCTACACAAACCTTTAGTATTCTTTCCTGCTCAGAATCTGGTATTCGCCAACTCACATAGAACTTACATGGTCAATTCCAATATGAACCAAACAAACTTAGAATAAAAGAATGTCTGTATCAAAAAAATGGAGCTTCATATTAGCATCTTTTTTATACTGTATCTGTGTCATGACCGATTCCTTGCATTTCTGACCGCTGTGGCTGctctctcacctccttctcGATGTCGTCGCCCGGCTCCAGCCCGCTGTCACCCCGCACCAGCCGCAGCCTCTCCAGCTGCTGACCGTGCATGCGGTTGGGCAGGAAGAAGTTGAACGGGAAGGAGATATTCTCGGCGTACCAGCGCCGCGTCACGTCAACGTAGTTCTTGGAGTCCAGCCATAAGGCATAAATCTGGATGGGTGGTGGGGAGAAATGGTGAGTGTTCTGGGGTTGATTCCAGTACATCATCTGTGTTGAAACTGACAGAGCAAGGCCATCTGACCCTGGACCTGGCCAAGTGTCTGAAAGCTTCCGTTCTGTCCAGGCACGTAACCACCAgactaaaataaacattatctGGAGCAGTGTAATGCAGCTGGGCTCTAAGCCTCTGAGTGAGAGCATTTTAAGGAGCTGGAAAAACCTTCTGGATGGCTGCCCTCAATACCTTGAGTTTCAGAGCTATACCCAAGAAGGTCACAGCAGCACAGCGATCGCATCAGTACAGCTTACAGGAGCCTTTTTCAGGTGGACAACGGTAGCCTTAGCCACCTCCTTAGCTACCTCCTTCCCCAGgagtttctctctttttctgccaCTTTTTAAAGGCACAGCATGCCATCCAAAATTAAGAGGTCCTGGCTGCCCCTCAACCAGACGGGCAAGTTTGAGAACACGCAACAACGGTATTTCTTGGCATCTAAAGCAGGAAGTGAAGCTCGGCTTGCTTGTAGTAAACAGGAGAGACTTTTCCTCAGGGTTGGATCCCGGAGAGTGCGGCCAATGAATTCCACTGTAATCCGTAGGGAGCTCTTTGACTTATGCACTTAAAGAGGCAATCAGCTAATCAGCTGATTACACTGTCTGGATTAGcccatttttactttttatccCTCAAATGTACTTCAAAGGACTGAAAAATCAGTAATTATCCTTGAGTGTGAATAAATTTATCACTGGATTGTGCGCTGGAAGGTTAAACATCACCATGTCAGGGTAGAGGTGAAGACtgagagcagaggcagagggcattttctttttctttaacgACTTTGAAAGTGTTTAGGAATCCACAGGGTTTCCCTGCGAACTCTGCCCATCTGGCACGGGTTGAAAGCGCTGCAACCTTTGGTATTTTTATGGGAACCGCCAAATGCCGGCGATAATTACCTCGAGCCCGTTTACTTTCTAATGAGGCCCCAGAGAATAGCTGGTTTGAGGGGTGGAGACATATTGGGAGGTGGGGTGTTAGGATAGGATATGATATAATAGATGAGCAGAGCTACGACATT
Encoded here:
- the LOC118796371 gene encoding metaxin-1-like; translation: MAAPLELYCWKGDWGLPSVDSDSLTVLAYAKFAGAPLKVHKITNPWRSPTGSLPALKTREEGSLSQPSKIIIHLRKQKYNADYDLSAKEGADTLAFISLLEEKMLPALIYALWLDSKNYVDVTRRWYAENISFPFNFFLPNRMHGQQLERLRLVRGDSGLEPGDDIEKELYRDALECMTLLSQRLGSHKFFFGDSPSSLDAYVFGYLAPLVKIKLPSGKLQQHLHSLDNLRHFCTNILTLYFPAEGREAPSRKMSSQPDAGDFDNEPNKRRNQVLSVLVALGAMLGYAILTGIVSIQRVRQEALDSSAGHGDHSHDSEEEDE